One genomic window of Caminibacter pacificus includes the following:
- the rpoC gene encoding DNA-directed RNA polymerase subunit beta', with translation MKNFKYVKLDWDEENRPQDIDAVQVKIASPEEILSWSHGEVKKPETINYRTLKPERDGLFCAKIFGPINDYECLCGKYKKMRYKGIVCEKCGVKVTTSKVRRERFGHIELVTPVAHIWYVSNLPSRIGTLLDIKMKDLERVLYYEAYVVYEPGDAPVKRGDVLVEEEYRKLVELYGDTGFHAEMGAEIIRKMLEELDLPEMYYSLKEELKNTKSEARKKEIVKKLKIVEGFLNSDNRPEWMIMSVIPVLPPDLRPLVALDGGKFAVADVNDLYRRVIHRNQRLKRLIELDAPEIIIRNEKRMLQEAVDALFDNGRRGNTIKGANKRPLKSLSDIIKGKTGRFRQNLLGKRVDYSGRSVIVVGPNLRMDQCGLPKKMALELFKPHLIGKLEEKGYATTIKQAKKHIEEKTPEVWECLQEVVDQYPVLLNRAPTLHKLSIQAFHPVLIDGNAIQLHPLVCAAFNADFDGDQMAVHVPLSQEAIAEAKILMLSSMNILLPASGKAIAVPSQDMVLGVYYISLIKDGVKGEHKLFASPEEVLIAFDEGAVDLHAKIKVKVKGEIVETTPGRMILHSITPDFVPVEMYNKIMKKKDISALVDYVYKVGGLKVTAEFLDKLKDLGFRYAAKVGVSISMADIIVPEDKPKIIQEALQKVKEVQEQYKKGLLTEQERYNKIIDIWTKVDNDIKEKLLEIMKKDKDGFNSIYMMADSGARGSASQIKQLAGMRGLMAKPNGEIIETPIISNFKEGLNVLEFFISTHGARKGLADTALKTASAGYLTRKLVDVSQNFRVTMQDCGTHEGVEVTDITDGSTLVESLEERIYGRVLADDVYDPITNEVLFTEGTLITEEEAKEIVRKGVKSVKVRSALTCKAPKGICAKCYGMNLAERKLVKVGEAVGIIAAQSIGEPGTQLTLRTFHTGGIAGSTQEERQIVASKYGYIRYYNIETYDRDGKRIVANRRNAAVLLVEPKLKAPCDGIVKVETQHEEVIIEVHCDDGSIKRYSLRKNDIVKGTELAGIAGKTEGKLYIPYKDQKVNKDDAIVEVIKEAWYVPQRIPYGAELKVADNEPVPQKVESKASGIIKYYKLTGDHLERVYDLKAGTEIGYDNEFKGLFAVVVDANDREADRYYIVRGSKILKDDNAEVKAGEVIAEPISGESKVVAEWDPFANPILAEADGVVKFEDVIDGFTVTTQIDELTGESRIIVKEYLPKGYHPRILLAAKDKVYEYVLEPKTVIHVQEGTEVKQGDILAKTPKAVAKSTDITGGLPRVNELFEARRPKSPAIISEIDGYVKFGKSIRGKQRLIVEGETSVKEYLVPADRQILVHEGDFVHAGERLTDGQVSSYDILNILGEKALQQYIVSEVQKVYRLQGVNINDKHIELIVNQMLRQVRIVDSGDTKFIEGDLVSRKMFNEENERIKKFGGEPAIAEPVLVGITRAAIQSDSFISAASFQETTRVLTEASIQGKFDYLEDFKENIVLGRVVPVGTGMFYHKDRDLKLEHGEDE, from the coding sequence ATGAAGAATTTTAAATACGTAAAACTTGACTGGGACGAAGAAAACAGACCGCAAGATATCGATGCGGTACAAGTAAAAATAGCAAGCCCTGAAGAGATTCTTTCTTGGTCTCACGGTGAAGTTAAAAAACCTGAGACTATTAACTATAGAACTCTAAAACCGGAACGCGACGGGCTTTTCTGTGCGAAAATTTTCGGTCCTATTAACGATTACGAATGTCTTTGCGGTAAATACAAAAAAATGCGCTACAAAGGAATCGTGTGTGAAAAATGTGGTGTAAAAGTTACTACTTCAAAAGTAAGACGTGAAAGATTCGGTCATATTGAGCTTGTAACACCTGTAGCGCATATTTGGTATGTAAGTAACCTCCCAAGTAGAATCGGTACGCTTCTTGATATAAAAATGAAAGACCTTGAGAGAGTTCTTTATTATGAAGCGTATGTTGTTTACGAACCTGGCGATGCACCTGTAAAAAGAGGTGACGTATTAGTTGAAGAAGAATACCGAAAACTTGTAGAGTTATACGGAGATACCGGTTTCCATGCTGAAATGGGTGCTGAGATTATCAGAAAAATGCTTGAAGAATTAGACCTGCCAGAAATGTATTATTCTCTAAAAGAAGAGCTTAAAAACACAAAAAGTGAAGCGAGAAAAAAAGAGATTGTTAAAAAACTTAAAATCGTAGAAGGATTCCTAAATAGCGACAATAGACCTGAGTGGATGATTATGTCTGTTATTCCGGTATTACCGCCTGATTTAAGACCTCTTGTAGCACTTGACGGAGGTAAATTCGCGGTAGCTGATGTTAACGACCTTTATAGAAGAGTTATTCACAGAAACCAAAGACTTAAAAGATTAATCGAACTTGACGCGCCTGAAATTATTATCAGAAACGAAAAAAGAATGCTTCAGGAAGCGGTTGACGCACTATTTGATAACGGAAGAAGAGGTAACACTATTAAAGGCGCGAACAAAAGACCTCTTAAATCTTTAAGTGATATTATTAAAGGTAAAACGGGAAGATTCAGACAAAACCTTCTTGGTAAAAGGGTTGACTATTCAGGAAGAAGCGTTATTGTTGTGGGACCAAATCTAAGAATGGATCAATGCGGTCTTCCTAAAAAAATGGCGCTTGAATTATTCAAGCCTCATCTAATCGGTAAACTTGAAGAGAAAGGTTACGCAACAACTATCAAACAAGCAAAAAAACATATCGAAGAAAAAACTCCGGAAGTTTGGGAATGTTTGCAAGAAGTGGTAGATCAATATCCGGTATTGTTAAACAGGGCGCCAACACTTCATAAATTATCTATTCAGGCGTTCCACCCGGTACTAATCGACGGAAATGCGATTCAATTGCATCCGCTTGTTTGTGCGGCGTTTAACGCCGACTTCGACGGTGACCAAATGGCGGTACACGTACCTTTATCTCAAGAAGCGATTGCGGAAGCTAAAATTTTAATGTTAAGTAGTATGAACATTCTATTACCGGCATCAGGTAAAGCTATTGCTGTACCAAGCCAAGATATGGTACTTGGTGTTTATTATATTTCACTAATCAAAGACGGCGTAAAAGGCGAACATAAACTATTCGCAAGTCCGGAAGAAGTGCTTATTGCTTTTGATGAAGGTGCTGTTGATTTACATGCGAAAATCAAAGTAAAAGTAAAAGGCGAAATAGTAGAAACTACGCCTGGTAGAATGATTTTACACTCAATTACGCCTGATTTCGTACCGGTTGAGATGTATAATAAAATCATGAAGAAAAAAGACATTTCGGCGTTGGTTGATTATGTATATAAAGTGGGCGGACTTAAAGTAACTGCCGAATTCCTTGATAAATTGAAAGATTTAGGTTTCAGATATGCTGCGAAAGTCGGGGTATCTATCTCTATGGCTGATATTATCGTACCTGAAGACAAACCTAAAATTATTCAAGAAGCATTGCAAAAAGTAAAAGAAGTTCAAGAGCAATATAAAAAAGGTCTTTTAACAGAGCAAGAAAGATACAACAAAATTATCGATATCTGGACAAAAGTGGATAACGATATTAAAGAAAAACTTCTTGAAATTATGAAAAAAGACAAAGACGGATTCAACTCAATTTATATGATGGCGGATTCGGGAGCAAGAGGTAGTGCGTCTCAGATTAAACAGCTTGCAGGTATGAGGGGTCTTATGGCAAAACCTAACGGAGAAATTATCGAGACTCCAATTATTTCGAACTTTAAAGAAGGTCTGAACGTACTTGAGTTCTTTATTTCGACTCACGGTGCGAGAAAAGGTCTTGCGGATACGGCTCTTAAAACGGCGAGTGCGGGATATCTTACAAGAAAACTTGTTGACGTATCTCAAAACTTTAGAGTTACAATGCAAGATTGCGGTACTCACGAAGGTGTTGAAGTTACGGATATTACCGACGGTTCGACATTGGTTGAGTCTCTTGAAGAGAGAATTTACGGAAGAGTACTTGCGGATGACGTATATGACCCTATTACTAACGAAGTGTTATTTACTGAGGGTACGCTAATTACTGAAGAAGAAGCGAAAGAGATTGTAAGAAAAGGTGTTAAGTCTGTAAAAGTCAGAAGTGCTCTTACTTGTAAAGCGCCTAAGGGAATCTGTGCTAAATGTTACGGAATGAACTTGGCTGAGAGAAAACTTGTAAAAGTAGGTGAAGCCGTAGGTATTATCGCAGCTCAATCAATCGGTGAGCCCGGTACTCAGCTGACACTTAGAACGTTCCATACCGGTGGTATTGCGGGAAGTACGCAAGAAGAAAGACAAATCGTAGCGAGCAAATACGGATATATCAGATACTACAATATCGAAACATATGATAGAGACGGAAAAAGAATCGTTGCAAACAGACGTAATGCGGCTGTATTGTTGGTGGAGCCTAAGCTAAAAGCGCCGTGTGACGGAATCGTAAAAGTTGAAACTCAACACGAAGAAGTGATTATCGAAGTACATTGTGATGATGGAAGTATCAAAAGATATTCTTTAAGAAAAAACGATATCGTAAAAGGTACCGAGCTTGCAGGTATTGCAGGTAAAACGGAAGGAAAACTATATATTCCTTACAAAGACCAAAAAGTAAATAAAGACGACGCTATCGTTGAGGTAATCAAAGAAGCTTGGTACGTACCTCAAAGGATACCTTACGGTGCGGAGCTTAAAGTTGCGGATAACGAGCCGGTACCTCAAAAAGTTGAAAGTAAAGCAAGCGGTATTATTAAATACTATAAATTGACAGGTGATCATCTTGAAAGAGTTTATGACCTAAAAGCCGGAACTGAAATCGGATATGACAATGAATTTAAAGGTCTGTTTGCTGTAGTTGTTGATGCAAACGACAGAGAGGCGGATAGATATTATATCGTTAGAGGTTCTAAAATTCTAAAAGACGATAATGCAGAAGTAAAAGCCGGCGAAGTAATTGCGGAGCCGATTAGCGGTGAGAGCAAAGTGGTTGCGGAGTGGGATCCGTTTGCTAACCCAATCTTAGCTGAAGCTGACGGCGTTGTTAAATTCGAAGACGTTATCGACGGATTTACGGTTACGACTCAAATTGACGAGCTTACGGGTGAGTCAAGAATTATCGTAAAAGAGTATTTACCAAAAGGATATCATCCGAGAATCCTTCTTGCGGCAAAAGACAAAGTATACGAATACGTACTTGAGCCTAAAACGGTTATTCACGTACAAGAAGGTACTGAAGTTAAACAAGGGGATATCCTTGCTAAAACACCAAAAGCGGTTGCAAAATCAACGGATATTACAGGGGGTCTTCCGAGAGTTAACGAATTATTCGAAGCAAGAAGACCTAAATCACCTGCAATTATCAGTGAAATTGACGGATATGTGAAATTCGGTAAATCTATTAGAGGTAAACAAAGACTTATCGTAGAAGGTGAAACAAGCGTAAAAGAATATCTTGTACCGGCGGATAGACAAATCTTGGTGCATGAGGGAGATTTCGTTCATGCGGGTGAGAGACTCACTGACGGACAAGTTTCAAGTTATGATATTTTAAATATCCTTGGAGAAAAAGCGTTACAACAATATATCGTTAGCGAAGTTCAAAAAGTATATAGACTCCAAGGGGTTAATATCAACGATAAACATATCGAACTTATCGTAAATCAGATGCTAAGACAAGTAAGAATCGTAGATAGCGGCGATACTAAATTTATCGAAGGCGATTTGGTAAGTAGAAAAATGTTTAACGAAGAAAACGAAAGAATTAAAAAATTCGGTGGAGAGCCGGCTATTGCGGAACCTGTGCTTGTAGGTATTACAAGAGCTGCGATTCAAAGTGACAGCTTTATTTCGGCGGCATCGTTCCAAGAAACGACAAGAGTTCTTACGGAAGCAAGTATTCAAGGAAAATTCGATTACCTTGAAGACTTCAAAGAAAACATCGTACTTGGTAGGGTTGTACCTGTTGGTACTGGTATGTTCTATCACAAAGACAGAGACCTCAAACTTGAACACGGAGAGGATGAATAA